The proteins below are encoded in one region of Tamandua tetradactyla isolate mTamTet1 chromosome 9, mTamTet1.pri, whole genome shotgun sequence:
- the LOC143645962 gene encoding olfactory receptor 9G19-like yields MERNNHTVNEFILVGFTTNPLLQLILFGVFLCVYSVTILGNTTLTVLICNDSRLHTPMYFFICNLSFLDLWYSSVYTPKILVTCISEDKSISFAGCIAQFFFSAGLAYSECYLLAAMAYDRYVAISNPLLYAQAMSRKLCICLVIYSYTGGFVNAIILTSNTFTLDFCGDNVIDDFFCDVPPLVKLACDVKESYQAVLFFLLFSNVITPTLLILASYLFIIAAILRIHSTQGRLKAFSTCSSHLISVTLYYGSILYIYSRPSSSYSLERDKMVSTFYTVVFPMLNPMIYSLRNKDVKEALKKHFKLTKSEV; encoded by the coding sequence ATGGAGAGAAACAACCACACTGTGAATGAGTTCATCCTGGTGGGCTTCACCACAAACCCTCTGTTGCAGTTGATCTTATTTGGGGTGTTCCTATGCGTGTACTCAGTGACAATTCTTGGAAACACCACCCTCACTGTGCTGATCTGTAATGACTCCCGACTTCATACCCCCatgtattttttcatctgtaatcTGTCTTTCCTGGATCTTTGGTATTCCTCTGTCTACACCCCAAAGATTCTAGTGACCTGCATCTCTGAAGACAAGAGCATCTCCTTTGCCGGCTGTATAGCTCAGTTCTTCTTCTCTGCTGGGCTGGCCTATAGTGAGTGTTATCTCTTGGCTGCCATGgcttatgaccgctatgtggccatttCCAACCCATTGCTTTATGCTCAAGCCATGTCAAGAAAATTGTGCATCTGTTTAGTTATATATTCCTATACTGGAGGCTTTGTCAATGCAATAATACTGACCAGCAACACATTCACATTAGATTTTTGTGGTGACAATGTCATTGATGACTTTTTCTGTGATGTGCCACCCTTGGTGAAATTGGCATGTGATGTGAAAGAGAGCTACCAGGCTGTGCTCTTCTTCCTCCTGTTCTCCAATGTCATCACCCCCACTCTGCTCATACTGGCCTCCTACCTCTTCATCATTGCTGCCATCCTGAGGATCCACTCCACCCAGGGCCGCCTCAAAGCCTTCTCCACTTGCTCCTCCCACCTGATTTCTGTGACTTTGTACTATGGCTCTATTCTCTACATCTACTCTCGCCCAAGTTCTAGCTATTCCCTTGAGAGGGACAAAATGGTTTCTACGTTTTACACTGTCGTCTTCCCCATGTTGAACCCCATGATCTATAGTCTGAGGAATAAAGATGTGAAAGAAGCTCTGAAAAAACACTTCAAGTTGACAAAATCTGAAGTCTGA